One window of Phalacrocorax carbo chromosome 1, bPhaCar2.1, whole genome shotgun sequence genomic DNA carries:
- the IFNG gene encoding interferon gamma — translation MTCQTYSMFVLSVLMIYFGRFGTSLNLAELEGDIDKLKADFNASLSEVADGGSIFVGKLTNWTERNEKRIILSQIVSMYLEMLEKTDTSKKHVRHIFEELHTLKSSLPDGLNKMKVLIDLTKLQMSDFTIQRKAVNELFGVLQKLVETSPSFKRKRSQPQRRCKC, via the exons ATGACTTGCCAGACCTACAGCATGTTTGTTCTGTCTGTCCTCATGATTTATTTTGGACGTTTTGGAACTAGCTTAAATCTTGCTGAACTTGAAGGCGATATAGACAAACTGAAAGCTGATTTT AATGCAAGTCTTTCAGAAGTAGCTGACGGCGGGTCTATTTTTGTGGGGAAACTGACAAACTGGACAGAG agaaatgaaaaaaggatCATCCTGAGCCAGATTGTTTCCATGTACTTGGAAATGCTTGAAAAAACTGACACGTCAAAGAAGCACGTCAGGCACATATTTGAGGAGCTCCATACTCTGAAAAGCAGCCTTCCTGATGGCTTAAATAAGATGAAAGTCCTCATTGACCTGACAAAGCTTCAG ATGAGTGATTTTACAATTCAGCGCAAAGCTGTGAATGAGCTGTTTGGAGTCTTACAGAAACTGGTGGAGACTTCACCttctttcaaaaggaaaaggagccaGCCTCAGAGGAGGTGCAAATGCTAA